CAGTTCCCACATCTTGTTTTTCTGATGGTGGCAGTCGCTCTAAGTCctctcattttcatttcatttagaaGCTCGATGGAAGCGAAGAAGTTGTCGAAAAATACTCATGTTCCCAGAGGGCAATCATGAGTGAGTCGCAAAACGACCTTCCCACTTTCGCCTACGTCTTCCGGGATGTTCGGGGGGTCTTCGATTAGGTTGTCACCATACATGTAAAGCCGATATACGTATCCAGACCGGCCTGCTAGGGCCCAAGCTTTGTAGCCCCATTTCTTAGGCTTACTCTTCATATAAACCTTCAGAGAATGTCTGCCCTTGAAAGGGATAATCATTTCATCTACAGCAACGCAAGTTTCAAGCTTGGCAGCTTGTGAAAATGTGTTATTTAGGCTCGTAAGCACATGTCGCACCTTGTGGAGACAGTCATAGCCTTCTTCTCCTTTTTCCCGCGCTTCATCATTGTTCCCTGCATGAAATAGGAACATGATTTCGTCGAACCTGTTTCTTGTCATGCAGTCGGCGATATCTGCTTGACGAGAGTGTGACAGGAAAATGCTCAAGGAGCTCTTCACTCTTTCTAAACCGTCCGCAGGCTTCAAAACACTTTCTTCCTCTCCCCGATTGATATTGATGTCCTTTTTCACCCAGTGCCAAATTTTTGTTTGCTTCTTCTTTTTGGTTGATGTGACCTGCACTTCTTCACTGTCTGAAGAGCTTTCGCTGACATTCTGCACTGTTCTCTCCTGCAGCGTGTATTCTTCATCGCAATCCGACCCCTCCAAGTTTTCGTCCTCACTTCCACTAGGGTATTCGAAAAGAATTGCTTGAATTTCTTTGTCAGTCAAGCGCTGCCTGCATAtaaaaaaacgttcttcaaaaTCAATACACCAACACAAGTCGCTGCTAGACAACAAGTATGAAGGTTCACTTGATGGAAATTAAATTCGGTGCCGCAAATACTCTGTCATAAGCGCTCAATGAAATCATACTCGTTCATGCATTTCTCTGGAAGGACGGACCCCAGCTTCCTGGCTGCCACAAATGTGTATGTAAGCTGAACGAAGTGAAATGCTCTACAAGGAGCAGTCGTAGCAACATGAAACTGCGTAAATATATTCGCTAGACTTCCGCAAAACTGCTGTCAGTGTTTTCAATATTAAATTATCAGAGTTCAGGTTACCACAACAGAAAAATAACGCACACTTACCGCCTTGGCCGGCTGCACGTGGAGTCCATGTTTTCGACGCTCAAAATGCTGTTGTGCGGTCCCCGTGGCACCATCTACTGACAGTGAGTGCAAGCACCAGCTGCCACGTTCGTGGCAGCTAGGAAAACGGGGTTCCTAGAGCATATTTTCTACCTCGAAAAAATTAAAATAACACTGCCACGTTTGTGGCACCTGGGATACAAGGGGTTAAGTGCTGCACTCCTCTAGCCAACAGCAGTCTTCCTTCAATGGCCATCCACTGCTCTATGTTAGCTTCAGTCAACATAAGATGGCTGAGACATGTTCAAATGTGCATTGTGTCCCATGAATAGTAATTGACAAGCATGCAAGCTGAACTGCTAGAAGGATGGTATGTGCTAGAGAAATTTAGACAAGTATGCTCTGGAAATTTTGTTCCCATCCAATTTATTATCAGTGCACACAGAAACAAGTGATCAGAATGTACATTACATGAAACATGCAGATCTTATTAGAGGGttgtaaactttattaaagtatGTACACAATATGAAGTGCAACCAAGAATGAGATGAATCTACATGTGTCTAAGtgtacacatgcacacacacatacatagcAACTTAGCAGAAATATACAGAACTGAACACAAACATATAACAGTAATTATGAATGAAAATGATAAAAGTAAGCGCTTACTAGACAAAAGAAAAAACGTTAAAATTAAGCATTATAGTAAGGAGGGCTTGGAGAGTGAATAGGAGAAAGGATTGGGGAATGAATTGGGGAACGAGTTGGGGCACGTATCGGAGAATAGAGTGCGACAAGCGCCTGCCGTTCCAGTGCTGCAGCCACCCGCTCAAGAGCTGCAGTCCTCCTCTTCAGCAGCAACCTTCCTCTCTTCAAGAGCCATGTGCTCCCTGTGCCGCTGCTGTCTGTAAGCTTCGGCCACCTCAAGATGGGTGACGGCACTCTCGAGCACTGCACGAGAGGTATCTGTCCTGGGCCTCTTCCTGGCTGGGCCTGGTTGCTGCTGCCGGTGGCTTGGCAGCGTAGATGGGCTTGGGGGCTGCGAGTCTCCAGCAGTAGTGCTGCCTCTGCTCGTGCTCAGTTGCAAGCTGCCAGGAATTGGGCTCGCTGTGACAGTTACCCTCCTGGGGCCAGGCTGGGGGCTGGTGGCAAAATAATGCGACATCATTATGCATTGATTGCACTAAAGAACAGAGACTTTGTAGTGCATATGTGTAATCCCTACACAAAGGGCACTGTCATTCATTTAGTCATTTAATTTCGTACATATAACTCTGCTGACAGCAAAAGTCAGCTTGGAGCATCTTTCAAACCATTTAGGAAAGAGGGATTAAATTGCtatcaaaggcttttcaatttcagttagccaaaaaaaaaattaacactgcagattgttttgtatttttgttcaAAAAGGTCTACCCCTTGGAATTGACCTGTCAAGTTTATTGTTGCGGCCTAAACAGCCATAGAAGGAACCTTATAATGCTCATACCACATTTGCATTTACAAGGACGCTAGAACACAGAATTTTTCAAGAAGTGCAGACTAAATTTCACAGATTTAATGTCCTTTCAAATGTGTCAAGATTCATTTTCAAAACAGTGAGAGCATTTTATTGTCAGTAATTCTAGATTGCTGAGAGCAATGGCACAATATTGCTCAAAACATGAAGCCTTACATATGTGGTGCCATAATGTTCTTGATGTATTGGGCCACTATTTCACATGTTGGCCACATTAATCAAGAAAAATCACTCATTTGTAGACAGTCAAATTTTTCAATGCCTGTGGCCTTCCATGTGCCTTTAAACCAGCTGTTTACTGCTTGCCATATATTTTGTCATAGGTTCAGTGGCTTCCCTACACACccccttgtttttctgaaggcCCTTCCTTAATTGGTAGTGAGCTTTTTTCATACCTAACTCACGTATGTAACTGCTAGGAATGTGGCTGAGAATGCGCCGTATATTTGTGGCAGTTCAGTTATTTTATTAGTAGGAAACAGATATACTCATGTCTTGGTTTACATTTCTTGATTGGTTTATAGTTATTAAGTGAATAGTCGGAGTGTGCGAAGAGCCTTGTACATATTCAACCTTGTGCTTATACATATTCAACCAACTGTGTGTAGCAGCCATAAATGTTGAtacctatagtcgggtacaacttaagaaggcagcggcatttgcccctcaaaggcggatgcacacgagcctccgccaataggcgcgcacttcaggcgacgtcatgagccggacggcaGGTGACTtcgccgacggagaacatgcctaacatggccgccctcgcttcgaactgggccgagtcgcgtcagctgtgtgcgtctcccttcgtcagagtgaattcgaattgtttgtgggcaTCTGTCATGTCAtaaatattattgcaagcttacgatgcacaacttgtgccgcgtgtgtttgttctgagctgtgaggcgacgaaaaaaggttacagcgaacatcggtgactgcgctgtGCTTcatctggaaacaggatcccgcagcggcacaccgctgcaaacaaacatcgtgtgtgtttgttctatggtgttttgttttgctcctaagtgaagttacgacgaggagaatttgccaaagtctggtacctgctatgagcggcgggtgtgttagtgtactgtgcccctgcgtttcacgtcggacgtggcgaagtgatggagcaaaaccattctcaggataaatgagaaaagcatgcgcggatgaaaccaacctacgagttcctcaaccgaaaagatttgcggaagcaacctccaacgcaaagatttgttgctgccagctcagcgcgcaaacgatcgatcgttggcagcagtatgataagatagccgagcgtctagcagggcgtcgttcgagtgttgtgtagcaccgtcgattgatcacattccaccagtgctaacaatcagtgactaacacgcgttgcttgagcgaatgtcattggattattaacggccaggcatgtgggagcagtgtttgtttccttaatgtcagccttagtactaatataaaattatgaccgatacactggtgcctttacaagggagcttggcatgaattcgcgtctctgtatggcttagaattcttcgctcactgcacgcgccagctgtagaatgcctgctgtgacacaatcgcacatcagttgggctgccagcgctcgacttgctttcccacaacacagctttgcgctgcttttcgattgttgtgatatgttgctactaaaacaattccaagacagtgaaggcaacagagccattatgtacatgaaataaaagtacgacaaagtaggcacagctgcatgtgaactgactcctaatacctctactcgcatctgcattaaatgtgtgtgcatgttttcttgcgtgcttgtttatatttgttatcttctccttttttgcattttagatcttagttttcACGCTCgcatttgtgtgcatgtgtgtgaatatgtgagtgcttctgtgcgtgtatgtgtttattattcctatttgtgcccttttatttttgtgttcttgtaagcatgctgcatccacctcttcctttacaatttcattaactcgtctcattcaaagcaccaagtcctgtgaatagcagggctggcctcttcgatgtcataaaatccttacattcttgtctaccttgcctcctcagtgtgccatcttgctgtgttttctcctactattctgaccttgcttcttgtgctgttgtcacgtgattaaccaacttgcactaaagaaacttctgtcagctgtgacgacagaaacattgaccgatacaaaatgttaaaagcatcacgtggcttgcgcattaacttcgtctcttacccctgttaatgtgtttatgcatcagtgcatacggcagctcgccaggagtgcacatgaaagggtgccatattgtgcaacagcatcttgcgatgttgttgcattcagtcttaataaatagatggtttcACTGCCCAtcacatgtgggggtacacataacattgtgcagtggattatcatttcctgtcttgacgctttcatcattacaaatgcagttttctagtgaatggagtccagcaaagcagtgctgtgcgagctttttcagctttcaccatttatcacctcaccaatatcactgtctgaatctggccgtcattttgcctacggcttgtaatgaacaaagtgactcactaaaacacgttcaaccttgctagcatttttccggtacgtaaatatgacaaaaaaatgctagcaaagttattcacgttaataattgtgcttgcattcacgttaatgccagagtcagattaaaaattggctatgacatgactgcgatttccagtgcatactgctaacagagccataaagcgtgctctgactactgttatttcaacatggggcccgtcaaactcgacgatggctgcctgaatgagcattctgggcctcaataagctaatgatgctttatatttattctcttattctcattacttgtgtgagccagataaccaaaataaacaatgcaaccacatgaatgtgctttggcgtgcaagctgctaacagtggctgtcagtttcgtgttgactactggtatcgcagcagcactggctatgacatgactgcgatttccagtgcagactgctaacagagctataaagcgtgccttaaatactgttatttcaacatggggcccgtcaaactagatggtggctgcctgaatgagcattttgagcccgccaaagataatcagagttaacagttgtgtttcaattcagatataccagcatttaaacatgtttctatgccacttcttaaatcgagcacaatgtgtgctggacgttgcttatcaaaattgagcttctattataaggaatacgccataaatggaactgcttatttatttcagaggtcacggaatggatggttgtctgttgcgaaccaacgggaaaaattttggtattcctaataaaggctgttctttcgttaaaagaagccgttatgcttcgtcgagtggctcaatgccagacagctcgcagtcggagtcgctttcttcagtgtcatcttcacccagctggatgatgatgggttgaatgtgctcactcccagatgtgtcaagtctgaactttgcctccaagtccatcacgtgctgaatgctcttcgcccagtcttccgccgctgcgtgcttgattttctccctcaagatggcgtcgaccgtggacagcttgaagtctctgttgtccgcagcgatgccatttttgaccttggcccaaacaagctcaatgggattaaattcgcagtggtacggcgggagcctgagtacaatgcaaccggtgcttacagctgcattgtctacgatgtagctcagaaagcgtgactttacagatgccaccagctcaagcagctgcttctttatcatcctttcagcgtaggtgatcttcttgcttgtgagccactcctgtatcttctcttGTATGATTCTGGGAAAGTGACCACTGCTGTCATCTTTGGTGGCATCTGTTGAATGATTGGGACGCTTAGCTGGAGGAGCCCACTCGCCATCACTGTCGCTGTCAGTGCCGTCGTGTTTGCAGCCTTCAACGACAAGACATTCAGCTACTGAAAGCCGAAACTCCAAGAATTTCATGATTTCTTTTTGCGGTTTTTTCTGTGTACGCATGTCCTCACTGTACTGGGCCCATGAGTTGCTCAGTGCAAGGTCAAACAAATGAAATATGGTTCTAATGGCCCATTTGTTGACCCGGGCCTTCATTCTGTAGTAGCTAATCATTCGATCGGCTAAGTCAACTCCGCCCATTTTGAGGTTATACATTTTGACACGTGGCCGGGGTACATCGAGGTACTTCTTGTCCTTCCTTGACCATCTGCAACAGCTGTCTTCCGGGTCTTGGCCATGGACTGAcgagagcagtgttataggcttATTATCATACCAGCGTACAGCAATCTGGCGACAGTCTTTTCGTATCTGTTCTTCTGAAGTTCCTCACCCTAAGTTCTTAAGTTCTTTTTCACTGGATAGCTTTACTCCTTTTGGCAGTCTGTTGTTCATCACTGGTCCAATTGCAGCAATGCCCTTTTGCAGAAGTTTGTCTAGGAGTTGACCCGATGTGAAATACCTATCAATATACAACTTCGTCCTCGGGCTGAGTGTTTCTCTCAGACGCAGCACTGCAGATTCTGCTATTCGTGAGCTTTCTGGCGACAACTTTGACTTTTTACCTTGGTAAATCTCGAAATCAAGAATGAGTCCATTTGGTGTCGCAAGCACAAAGTTCTTCAATCCCTCAGGGATCGGCTTCCGCGGTACAAACTGCTTGAGCTGTGTTCGCCCGGTAAATGGTATCATCTGCCCATCAATACAAACATGCTCGGGGCGAGGGAGTTTCCGACAGCCATAGAGAACGAGAGACAAGGGGTCATATTCTCCAGAGCAggtcctctttcttctcttcatcTGTGACATCAAGATCACTAATAATCTGAAGATGGTGTCGTAGTTTAAAATATCTGTTCCAAGTCATGTTATCGACTACCAGAGGAACTTTCGTCTTCCTGCTCCAATACATCTGAATCTGTAGGTAGCTTAAGCATGACATCGTTAATGAAGTCCCAAAAAAGGTCTTCAGTTCTTCAGCTGATACATTCACAGAACGTCCAGTTTTTTCCACATGGCTCTGGTTCATTGCGTAATGCCTTTTGTTTATAGACGTCATTAGGTACATACTGTCAGAAATAGTCGTAGGCGGTCCAAGAGTTCCACCGTCCACTGTCATCTGCATTGCTGGGGAGGAAAGCTGGAAGCCACGTTGGAATAGGCCTGtataaaaattaaaaaccaatgcgaaaaaaaaaacatattttccACCTCGCAAATTTGTCACAACAATCACAGCGAAGCCATACGTGCCACGTTGCTTATTCTTGGTGGCGTTTCCAGTGCGCCGCAGGCGTTTTGCTCCCAGAAGTGGACGGGCCATCATCGTCACTGCTGTTGTCTTCCAAGCTGATacctcccagaggtgcagaaaAACTGGTCGACTATTGTATCATCACTATCAGAGAGGTTGAAGTCCGATACGTTTCCTGCAGCTATTTGTTGCAGAATCTTGTCCGCCGTATCATCTGAAATGCGAGGCCTGTCCcctgggtgaaaaaaaaacatgttgaaTGCACAATAACTGAAAACTCGCCAAAATGAGCAAAGAAGTGCAGCCTAAAAACGGAAAGTACGCGTTGAAAGAATACGCGTCGTGCTCATTCTGGCGGCGTTCGCGTGAATATGTTCAAAAAGACCGCGTTCAGTGCCAGCGTCCAACGTGTTGGACATTCAGAATCAAACAAGCAGCAGAAACCAGCAAGCGAGCAGAAAAGTAAAATATCTAGTCCTGCATATTCTCTGAAGCATAAATTTCGTTTTGAAACAGATATGAAGAAACGAGCGATAAAGTATGAGAAAGACTTACTTTTTTGCCGGTCGCCGTAGAAAGCCGCGCCGCTGAATGCCGTCATTGCAAACACCCCTGGTGGCCAAAACTACTACTGCATTCTCAACAAAACTTCATAGGTGGTGCTAGTAGGTGTTTAAAATATTGGTCAATTTGGTTTTACAAGCTAAAATATGCTGCGGTCTGGGTA
This region of Amblyomma americanum isolate KBUSLIRL-KWMA chromosome 5, ASM5285725v1, whole genome shotgun sequence genomic DNA includes:
- the LOC144132658 gene encoding uncharacterized protein LOC144132658, translated to MYNLKMGGVDLADRMISYYRMKARVNKWAIRTIFHLFDLALSNSWAQYSEDMRTQKKPQKEIMKFLEFRLSVAECLVVEGCKHDGTDSDSDGEWAPPAKRPNHSTDATKDDSSGHFPRIIQEKIQEWLTSKKITYAERMIKKQLLELVASVKSRFLSYIVDNAAVSTGCIVLRLPPYHCEFNPIELVWAKVKNGIAADNRDFKLSTVDAILREKIKHAAAEDWAKSIQHVMDLEAKFRLDTSGSEHIQPIIIQLGEDDTEESDSDCELSGIEPLDEA